The genomic interval TCTGGAGAGTGAGCACTCAAAtctcttttcaaataaaaacactgcagagtGATGGAACTGAAGCAAGAGTGGTAAGAAGAAATAATGATAGATGGGAACTGAATGGCAAAAGCCAATGCATGAGAAATGAGAGCTGGGAAGAAATCATAAATTGATGAAAAGCTTGGAGGGATGTAACGTTAGAAAAATGTGAGTAGAAAATAAagtcaattttaaaatattctttctctctgtcccttgaAGGTACTTATTTTACTTCTATATTGATGGCATTACCACCGCCCTAGGACATGCATAGGCTCATTATTAAGCTATTTTCCCTGACTGTCAGGACCGCTATttctttattgtgtttgtgcgtgtctATACGTGGTGACGATGACAGATCGTCTTCGGTATTCAGCACTCTGCCACAGCTTTCCATTACACTCATTCCTTAATCCTGACATGCACAACCATACGGTACATACGttgctaaaaaaaatcactgcaatattccccccccccccccccccccccagcattgTTTTTCTCTGGTCACACGGTGACGTCAAAGCTGACCTTGGATGGCACAGGACAAAGCCCACTGGCACATCCAGCTGGAATCATTCAGGAGTAGCCATTATTTCTtacatatggaaaaaataattgaGCACagattgtgtctgttttttttccattttttttccatttctgtcccAATACAtccattcattaaatattactttacattactttcatttagccaacgctcttaaccagagcaacaatagaacataagtgtatccattcaagctgaatgagcaacagtttcagaccaggctaacaacactcccagaccagtcaGTGTGAGCATAACCCTGGTCAGGCCCCACCCTAAGTTATCATGTGTAACCTGtctagacaagggaagccaagtatactaccataaattacagtcactagatcacagaatgcAGAATCcattgcaatactacatgtaaaataaacagcaattcattttttctcttcacCTCACCTTCTTAGAATCTAGAATTATCGATTCTGAGCCTCAGGGTTATTCCATAAATGTGAggacttttgtgtttgttaaatatactgtgtttatgtgtttaataAGTTACTTTTAACAATCTTCAATTATTAGCCAGACAGCGCTACATTCAAACTGTACACTTCCATCTTGACTCTCTTATCTATGGTTAGCAACATGAACGAGAGAGTACTATTTGTTCCAACAGAGCTTGTTATTCAGAAATCACTCACCAATCAGTTCACTATCATCAAGCTGCACAACATTTAACAGGCTCTGAATGTGCTTTCATACCATTTTAGAATGCATGGGAAATTCAGTTCTCCCATTTCGCAATTTTTCCAGTTATCATTTTATAGGCTGCAAATTATGAAAAGAATGTTGTGCAAATAACGAAACTGACAGCATCTCCTCTGTGGTCCTCAGATAAGCCAAAACTGCATTGCATGTAGACTGAATTCTTCCCTTTAGTCACGTGTAGAGGAAATACTTGGATTACACTTGCAGCCAGCAGTGACCTTGAGTGTCCACCCATAGCTGCTGTCAGTTTGATAATCCCGCAAAGCACACTACCATAACTGGGTGCTAACCCCTCAGTTCAGCCTCTAAGCACAGACCATTGGAAGATGCCCGGCAATAAATACCATCATTGCTGTAAATATCTTAGAACTTGAGGAAGACGAAACAGCCATTTctcagaataataaaatatcacGCAATGTGGCTAAGGCTTTGAAGTGCCCTCCTGAAGACATTTCTTCAAAGATAGTGGTTGACAAGACATGATAATGGTACATTTGGTTGGCATGGCTACCAGAGATTTTGCAATCAGACTTCCACAGATTTAAGGAGCAGATATTGCAAAATAGATGTCTGCCttgcaaaaaaacaatatgtgaTATGGCTAACTAAGAATTAATTTTCCTGATTGACTCAATGCCAGGCGCAGACTGGAGTCTGCACCTGGGAAACAGATAGTTATTTACCCAGAAATGTCCAATgaccttattttattttgtgcttatttCATTCCGTGATCAAGGGAGCAATTGTACCCATGCAAAGAACAGCCTGGCCTTACCtttcaaaaacagatttaatgCAGTATTATGTTCACCATTTATCACATATTTATGTCTGTTTCTACCCTGCTTAACAATAGCTGCTTTAAAACAAGTTAAGGCAAAAATACTTTGAGCTTTCATTGACATATTCCCCTAGTCTACTTATATCTGCATTAAATACTTCTTGAACTTGAGTTGCTTGCTCAGGACTTTAAACACTCTTTAAAAATTGTTCGGGCTTGTTCTGTGACACGTCTCTATATAGAAATCCACACTATTGCTGCCTCTCAAATCCTGAAGCCATTTTATTCACGTCTAATTCAGACTTCATATAACATGACATCCATGCTGTTGGGGGAGTCAGGATGAGACCAGGCTAGGAGCTTTCCATCTTAAATATGGATTTACAAGAGCCGAGAGGCAATATTGGCAGTGTTTCCACAGATTTTCTATTGCCTCCTGTGCTTTTGCCAAACAACTGCATGAACTAGTTTTGATCAAAATCTTTGGATACAACCCTCTATTGTCATTAGAAAAAATAAAGGGATCTATGTATGATTAGATACAGCAAAAATTTGTTAATATGCCTTAACCTGTACTGGTTAAAAGAAGGTGCTGCACTAAACACAGAACAACTGCTAAATGCCCTAAAAGGAACCTCTTTGCACATAACTATGCACAAAATCTTTCCTTTGAGTACCTTCCTTGTATTTAGCATTTTTGCCTTAAATGGGGGTAAtgtatttccagtttatttTGAATATCTGCTCtcaaaagttgttttttgtacAATACAAAGTGTGAAGTCATACATACTGCTGGCCTTCTGATAAAACCCCCATGACATACCACCAAAAATCCAGtcaaagaaaatcaaagagATGATGATTCCAACACATCTTAGCTTAAAATAGAATTCAAATTAGTCAGTAAGATGAAAAAGGGCCTTCATTTTCATCATGTGTGAAGAAGGACAAAAAGTAACAGATGagaaacagaggcagaagaTGAAGGTTCACCAAATGATCCCCTGGCTCCTGGGGTGGGTAAACAGTGAGCATCGTTTCTTTCAGAGCATATCCCCTATGGTCCCCAGTTCAACTCATCAGCAAAAGCATGAAAAGGACTCCTCTCCCTTACCTTTAAGTAGCAGATGAAGATGAAGCAGAGTGGGCCGATGTACTGGATGAACAGCATGCAGGTGGTGTACGTCAGCTTGAACGTCCTGGAGGGCCAGTTCTCCATGCACACCACCTTCCCGCTGTACTGCTCGTGGAAGTGCGGCAGCAGCTTCAGCGGGGCGTCTGTCACCAGGGAGAAGAGCATGAAGGGCAGCGCCGTGCAGATAGCCAGGGCCCAGATGACAGCGATGCCCACGTAGGCGTGCAGGTTGCTGGGCCTCCAGCCGCGCGGGTTGACGATGAGCTGGTGGCGCTCCACGGCGATGAGCACAAGCGAGAAGATGGAGACGGACACGGAGAAGCACTGGACCATGCTGTTCAGCTTGCACATGGCCTCGCCGAAGACCCAGTGGTCCATGAAGGTGTAGACGAGGGTGAAGGGCAGGCACATCACAGACACCAGCAGGTCTGACACAGAGAGGTTGGCGATCAGGATGTTGGTGACGTTGTGCATCTCCTTCTGGCGGACAATGATGATGATCAGAGCCAGGTTCCCGATCACACCCAGGAGGGTTACGGCGCTGTAGGCGACGGCCATCACGAAGAACATGGGCACGTGACTCTGACATTCCTCCCCGAAGGACAATGACAGGTTCCTGCGGGAGCAGTTCACAGACTGGGAGCAGTTCAGTGGATCAGGGGGAAGGATGTCGCTCATAGTGGAAAAAAACGCAGCCGCTTTTTGATGCTCTTCACAGGATGTGGTGTCAGGTCAGCACCAGTGTCTCTGTCACACTATGGAAAGTTACACGAAAGGCCATCTTTCTTCTGAAGCTATTTACCAAGGAGACTGAAATCAATCAGAAACATTAaagttaaatataaaataccCTCATTCATAAAAGCCTTTACAATTCCTTGTCTccacataaaataaactgaaatccAACACGATTATCGTTTTTTTCaccatctccatctcctctctaATACTGCTACATTGTAACTACAGCAGTAGTAGAAGTTACAAAGTTACATGAATTCATTATTTACTACAATGACATATCCTTGACAGTACATACAAAGTAGCAAAACATGTGGTcgtattttttttatctcttttaaTTGAACAGGATTTGCACGGTCCATGAAAGACAGCCTTacttttttctaaaataatgACACTAGAGAGAGACCTGATGTGCACTCTCCACTGACCCCGTGACAGTTATACTAACAGAAGTTGCCACAAAGAACgccaaaacattttctttccagGGGACAACTGTTTGACACATTTCCAGGGCCTGGAAAAAAGATTCCCATTCAGCCAAAGATGCCAGTGTTCAACGTACTACACTGCAGAGCTGTTACTGCCAGAGATGAGATACCAAAAAAATGCTCACTACCACTTTTACAAACCCAATTGTAGCGACTCCTTGGGACATTCAATGCCGATCCCAGGCAGTCACGCTTTAAGCTCCAACAGTAATCAGGTTTTTCAGCTCTATTTCTTTTGAACACATCAAGTGCATCCCCTCACCCCAGCCTTGCACTCACATCAGAACACAGCTTGTTCTGCCCTTTCAAAACTTcggcttcatttttttttgacatgatCTAAATTTCCTATTAATAGTCTGTTTTCCAGTCTGCTAGTATaggtttttacatttgtgtgtatcagggtttccgctaggattttttcttgccagtccggtgtccggaaagaatttattttaccggacaaatctgaaacttaccggtcatgTTTCAATAGCAATCtatattacaaatgcaatttttttttagttttttaatgtTCAATTATTTGATGAACAataacgattaagcaaaacgaacagtaacgatCGAGCAAAAGATCAACTGTAGGCTGTTAGgaaacatctgtagcctgtaacatctgtagcctgtttaaaaaaaaggctaggcctacatggcatcaaatgtagcctataggctaccaggtaacattttattttctcctttttttcattgtggcaaagtcctctgcGGCTGACTTGAAATTAaacatgtccaatgtgtctttgcagcttgcaatgtgcataagccgcatcactctctcctcctccagacgacttcgcagcgccatcttaattcgattctgcagagagaagcccctctctgctggcacgcttgacctgggcagaacacaggcaattttagccagtgtagctCAGTtggggtacagctcgctgaactcataaataagcactttgCAAGCTGTTGCAAAAGTTAAACCCCCGTAACCGTGGAGCGCCGTGATCACTGCCACTACATCtcattattaccggacattttgaccagcaagcttttaatttatcgtttttttttacttttttgtttttactttacCAGGCAACCGGATAACCggataacggaaaccctggtgtatatgtgtatacactatacaaatatatatatatatatatatatatatatatatatatatatatatatatatatatatatatatatatatacacaattgACTTGCACAATAGCATAGAGATGATTCAAAGAAGTTTCTCTGGCAATTAAGTTATCTTTACAGCCAATATATTTAGAAGGGGAGGTGGAccaatgaaaacagacagacactctaTGTAAAGCACTGGTTCAAAGAtgcatgttaaaacaaaaacattattgtcAAATGACAGATGAAAGCAAAACTTGGCTGAAGGCTAACTGCAGAACAGCAGACCCCGGTATCAATGCTTaatccccaaaaaaaaaatcatatgaaaATTCACAAGACACATTATTTTAGTACTTCAGCCACTCTGCAGTGACCAAAACTGCTTGCCTGCTTCTGAAAATGGTTTCCTTCATAGACTAAAATGCACTCCCCTGCTCTGGCCTGTTCATATGTAGGAGGAATCAAGCTTCATTCAATGTGGTGTATTTTCCCAGGAATTGTTTTTAgctttagtttatttatttagttttttgcACAGTTACTgaataaacagttttttttcccttaaaatgtatgaatttaagTATTTTTGAACACATGGattaatgttataataatatttttcttaCAAGATTGATTAAATTAATTGGTCTTTTCAGCAGCTCTGACTGACAAGAATGAAATCACTTAGGCTTACACTCCCAAGGGCATTGAAGTACCATACTCAATAAAACAATCTTCAAGCCTGCTTATTAACGCCTGGTCTCTTATTAATACGCTACACACAGCAGGCTGAACCGTCCCCGGCAACTGGAGATAAGAATGTTTTATTAGCAATAttggagaaaaacaacaggTTTATTGCGGTGCGCTTCTAATTTACAGCTTTGTCCACTGGACACTGACCTGCTGTTCAGTTACTGTGTCATAGCTCAAATAACCTTGGCAGATGAAAGCTTGAACGTGTCCGAAGCCATCTTCGGATGTAAAGGTACAGTAGTTTCTCTGAGCACTTTTTGAGGTAGTTCCAAGAGTAGTCTTAACTTGATACAATAACGTGCTTGCCATTTTATGTTCACCTGTACTCTTGcgacattacattgcattgcaacatttatttacaggtgCGCTTATCTGGGGCAGCTCGCACAGCTAATGTTACCGGAAACTGGAAATCTGCTCAAGTAACTCATCTTAAGCACTATTATAT from Megalops cyprinoides isolate fMegCyp1 chromosome 22, fMegCyp1.pri, whole genome shotgun sequence carries:
- the npy1r gene encoding neuropeptide Y receptor type 1, with the translated sequence MSDILPPDPLNCSQSVNCSRRNLSLSFGEECQSHVPMFFVMAVAYSAVTLLGVIGNLALIIIIVRQKEMHNVTNILIANLSVSDLLVSVMCLPFTLVYTFMDHWVFGEAMCKLNSMVQCFSVSVSIFSLVLIAVERHQLIVNPRGWRPSNLHAYVGIAVIWALAICTALPFMLFSLVTDAPLKLLPHFHEQYSGKVVCMENWPSRTFKLTYTTCMLFIQYIGPLCFIFICYLKIYARLKRRNNMMDKIRESKYRSSETKRINVMLFSIVVAFAVCWLPLNIFNAVIDWNHEAVMNCNHNPLFSLCHLTAMASVCVNPIFYGFLNRNFQRDLHVVFRFCKLSPRQEDYDTIAMSTMHTDVSKTSLKMGSPEI